The following proteins are encoded in a genomic region of Saccharopolyspora antimicrobica:
- a CDS encoding phosphatase PAP2 family protein, with the protein MAELTTATGPEEAVAASADEAPATVTPETVALRKVQGALAKPAVVKTARAMSLFGEHAGGWLAIGAIGALVDRQRRGEWLTAAAGVAVAHGASIAIKRVVRRRRPSDPEVQVLVGTPSKLSFPSSHATSTTAAAVLYGGLTGKKLTPALVPPMMVSRLVLGVHYPSDVVAGSALGGAVAWGVRRFMRRRRNRG; encoded by the coding sequence GTGGCAGAGCTGACGACGGCGACCGGTCCCGAAGAGGCAGTCGCCGCATCCGCCGACGAAGCACCGGCGACGGTCACACCCGAAACCGTCGCGCTGCGCAAGGTGCAGGGCGCGCTGGCCAAGCCAGCCGTGGTCAAGACCGCTCGGGCGATGTCGCTGTTCGGCGAGCACGCGGGTGGCTGGCTGGCCATCGGCGCGATCGGCGCGCTGGTGGACCGCCAGCGCCGCGGCGAGTGGCTCACCGCCGCCGCTGGGGTCGCCGTCGCGCACGGCGCCTCGATCGCGATCAAGCGCGTGGTGCGCCGCCGCCGGCCGTCCGACCCCGAGGTGCAGGTGCTGGTCGGCACGCCGAGCAAGCTGAGCTTCCCGTCCTCGCACGCGACGTCCACGACGGCCGCCGCGGTGCTCTACGGCGGGTTGACGGGCAAGAAGCTGACCCCGGCGCTGGTGCCGCCGATGATGGTCAGCCGCCTTGTCCTGGGGGTTCATTATCCGAGCGATGTGGTCGCCGGTTCTGCGCTCGGCGGTGCCGTGGCGTGGGGCGTGCGGCGATTCATGAGACGGCGGAGGAACCGTGGCTGA
- a CDS encoding glycosyltransferase, with translation MTDRTPREDRSPAAGESKISDVTSMRSGTADVSSQQVLQRVVFPRSEDPLDVRPLYIDEPASLDSAATVVSRRRLLVPAHRKISLASYFNAFPASYWKRWTKVDEVVLRLKVKGAGRLDVYRSKANGDSVHLQGTPVDSQDWTSLEFRVSLTPFEDGGWIWFDLFTNDVPLEIDEAAWTTDVPLPKQQVVIGTTTMRPADCVLALQTLGEDPQVMEVVQRVVVADQGPQKIRDTEGFDEAARRIGDKLHVIEQDNIGGSGGFGRVMYEGIYNSDADQVMVIDDDIALEPDGVLRANAFARAATNPVIVGGQMLNLQARSRLHTMGEVVDLGQGIWRAAPGAVTDHDFAKKPLRKTTKLHQRIHSTYNGWWMCLFPREVIERTGLPLPLFIKHDDSEYSLRAGERGYPTVTLPGAAIWHMPWTDKNDATDWTAYFHTRNRLILAALHSPDVVKNNIIKQGLKLTLRHLLSMEYSTVAVQQKALEDFMAGPEGLFDSLRTALPEVRELRKDYDDAKTLPSAREFPPPSANPIMAEGLLKPPVNPAVIAARASKALLHNLKEPAKDAGERPQLNVPAASARWFLLGNLDSATVSNADGSGVAFRRRDPEEFRRLGMRAMANYRRLGQEWSRLCAVYRAALPELTSPESWKQAFDQK, from the coding sequence GTGACCGACCGGACCCCCCGAGAGGACCGTTCTCCCGCTGCGGGGGAGAGCAAGATCAGCGACGTGACGTCGATGCGCTCCGGTACCGCCGACGTGTCGTCCCAGCAGGTCCTGCAGCGCGTGGTGTTCCCGCGCAGCGAGGACCCGCTGGACGTGCGCCCGCTGTACATCGACGAGCCGGCGTCGCTGGACAGCGCCGCGACCGTCGTGTCGCGGCGCCGGCTGCTGGTGCCCGCGCACCGCAAGATCTCCCTGGCCTCCTACTTCAACGCCTTCCCGGCCAGCTACTGGAAGCGTTGGACCAAGGTCGACGAGGTCGTGCTGCGGCTGAAGGTCAAGGGGGCCGGTCGGCTCGACGTCTACCGCTCGAAGGCCAACGGCGACAGCGTCCACCTGCAGGGCACCCCGGTGGACAGCCAGGACTGGACGTCGCTGGAGTTCCGCGTGTCGCTGACGCCGTTCGAGGACGGCGGGTGGATCTGGTTCGACCTGTTCACCAACGACGTGCCGCTGGAGATCGACGAGGCGGCCTGGACCACCGACGTGCCGCTGCCCAAGCAGCAGGTCGTCATCGGCACCACCACGATGCGGCCCGCCGACTGCGTGCTCGCCCTGCAGACGCTGGGCGAGGACCCGCAGGTCATGGAGGTCGTGCAGCGCGTCGTGGTGGCCGACCAGGGCCCGCAGAAGATCCGCGACACCGAGGGCTTCGACGAGGCGGCCCGCCGCATCGGCGACAAGCTGCACGTGATCGAGCAGGACAACATCGGCGGCTCGGGCGGCTTCGGCCGGGTCATGTACGAGGGCATCTACAACTCGGACGCCGACCAGGTCATGGTCATCGACGACGACATCGCGCTGGAGCCGGACGGCGTCCTGCGGGCGAACGCCTTCGCCCGCGCCGCGACCAACCCGGTGATCGTCGGCGGCCAGATGCTGAACCTGCAGGCCCGCTCGCGGCTGCACACCATGGGCGAGGTCGTCGACCTCGGCCAGGGCATCTGGCGGGCCGCGCCGGGCGCGGTCACCGACCACGACTTCGCCAAGAAGCCGCTGCGCAAGACCACCAAGCTGCACCAGCGCATCCACTCCACCTACAACGGCTGGTGGATGTGCCTGTTCCCGCGCGAGGTCATCGAGCGCACCGGGCTGCCGCTGCCGCTGTTCATCAAGCACGACGACTCGGAGTACTCGCTGCGCGCGGGCGAGCGCGGGTACCCGACGGTGACGCTGCCGGGTGCGGCGATCTGGCACATGCCGTGGACGGACAAGAACGACGCCACCGACTGGACGGCGTACTTCCACACCCGCAACCGGCTGATCCTCGCCGCGCTGCACAGCCCGGACGTGGTCAAGAACAACATCATCAAGCAGGGCTTGAAGCTCACCCTGCGGCACCTGCTGTCGATGGAGTACTCCACGGTCGCGGTGCAGCAGAAGGCGCTGGAGGACTTCATGGCGGGCCCGGAGGGCCTGTTCGACAGCCTCCGCACGGCGCTGCCGGAGGTCCGGGAGCTGCGCAAGGACTACGACGACGCCAAGACGCTGCCGTCGGCCCGCGAGTTCCCGCCGCCCTCGGCGAACCCGATCATGGCCGAAGGCCTGCTCAAGCCGCCGGTGAACCCGGCGGTGATCGCGGCGCGCGCTTCCAAGGCGCTGCTGCACAACCTGAAGGAACCGGCCAAGGACGCCGGCGAGCGGCCGCAGCTGAACGTGCCCGCGGCCAGCGCCCGCTGGTTCCTGCTGGGCAACCTCGACAGCGCGACGGTGTCCAACGCCGACGGCAGCGGGGTGGCGTTCCGCCGCCGCGACCCGGAGGAGTTCCGCCGGCTGGGCATGCGCGCCATGGCCAACTACCGGCGGCTGGGCCAGGAGTGGAGCCGGCTGTGCGCCGTCTACCGCGCGGCGCTGCCCGAGCTGACCAGCCCGGAGTCCTGGAAACAGGCCTTCGACCAGAAGTGA
- the glf gene encoding UDP-galactopyranose mutase, translating to MSFAGYDLIVVGSGFFGLTIAERAATQLDKRVLVLDRRDHIGGNAYSEAEPETGIEVHRYGAHLFHTSNKRVWDYVNQFTEFTDYQHRVFTKHQGQVYSFPMNLGLLGQFFGRAFTPDEAKALVAEQASEIETADAQNLEEKAISLIGRPLYEAFVRGYTAKQWQTDPKELPAAIISRLPVRYNFNNRYFNDSYEGLPVDGYTAWLNKMAEHDNIEVRLNTDFFDVRGELPTDVPVVYTGPLDGYFDYVEGELGWRTLDFETEVVQTGDYQGTSVMNYADEEVPYTRIHEFRHFHPERDYYPKDKTVIVREYSRSAESGDEPYYPINTPEDRRKLEAYRELAKKEAKERKVVFGGRLGTYKYLDMHMAIGSALSMFDNKIAPYFTEGRSLDGSLED from the coding sequence GTGAGCTTCGCAGGCTATGACCTGATCGTTGTTGGTTCCGGATTCTTCGGCCTCACGATCGCAGAGCGCGCCGCCACCCAGCTGGACAAGCGGGTGCTGGTGCTGGACCGTCGTGACCACATCGGGGGCAACGCCTACTCGGAGGCGGAGCCCGAAACAGGCATCGAGGTGCACCGCTACGGCGCGCACCTCTTCCACACCTCGAACAAGCGCGTGTGGGACTACGTGAACCAGTTCACCGAGTTCACGGACTACCAGCACCGCGTGTTCACCAAGCACCAGGGCCAGGTTTACTCCTTCCCGATGAACTTGGGCCTGCTCGGCCAGTTCTTCGGTCGCGCCTTCACTCCGGACGAGGCGAAGGCGCTGGTCGCCGAGCAGGCGTCCGAGATCGAGACTGCGGACGCGCAGAACCTCGAGGAGAAGGCCATCTCGCTGATCGGACGCCCGCTGTACGAGGCGTTCGTGCGCGGATACACGGCCAAGCAGTGGCAGACCGATCCCAAGGAGCTGCCCGCGGCGATCATCAGCCGCCTGCCGGTCCGCTACAACTTCAACAACCGGTACTTCAACGACAGCTACGAGGGCCTGCCGGTCGACGGCTACACCGCGTGGCTGAACAAGATGGCCGAGCACGACAACATCGAGGTCCGGCTGAACACCGACTTCTTCGACGTGCGCGGCGAGCTGCCGACCGACGTCCCGGTGGTCTACACGGGCCCGCTGGACGGCTACTTCGACTACGTCGAGGGCGAGCTGGGCTGGCGCACCCTGGACTTCGAGACCGAGGTCGTGCAGACCGGCGACTACCAGGGCACGTCGGTGATGAACTACGCCGACGAAGAGGTCCCGTACACCCGGATCCACGAGTTCCGGCACTTCCACCCGGAGCGGGACTACTACCCGAAGGACAAGACGGTCATCGTCCGCGAGTACTCCCGCTCGGCGGAGAGCGGGGACGAGCCGTACTACCCGATCAACACCCCGGAGGACCGGCGCAAGCTGGAGGCCTACCGCGAGCTGGCCAAGAAGGAGGCCAAGGAGCGCAAGGTCGTCTTCGGCGGGCGGTTGGGCACCTACAAGTACCTGGACATGCACATGGCGATCGGCTCGGCGCTGAGCATGTTCGACAACAAGATCGCTCCATACTTCACCGAGGGCCGCTCGCTGGACGGCTCGCTGGAGGACTGA
- a CDS encoding glycosyltransferase 87 family protein, translated as MTRARDGRHLLVAAIVLEILAIWFVHWIDTRGYIDTEIYRLGARAWLNGNEVYGDDLTPESPDSGTLPFIYPPFAVLLFVPLTWLSGDTAVVLVSVISHLAILVTAYSLARSSSYFAPRAGQLAVATALLLPWLTLIEPTRETLNYGQINLLLMGLVAADCLLPRTRWPRGLLVGIAAAIKLTPLGFLLLFLLRRDFRAMAVTGITFAATVVIGLIAMPKDSADWWLDSMFSTGDSLGTVYVGNMTLRSLIAKQSVTGFELNALWVLGSLLLLALAVLGMRYALRVGNLPLAVCLNAVWILLVSPISWSHHWVWAGPALALLFAMSLRHRWYGVLFTVVLCALTVLIAPQWYLPNTGDKELAWTFSQQVVGNSYTLIGIGFLVAVAVAYARFRPGAVRAPAPVDVPPAAAPQHYR; from the coding sequence GTGACACGTGCTCGTGACGGGCGGCACCTGCTGGTCGCGGCGATCGTGCTGGAGATCCTCGCGATCTGGTTCGTGCACTGGATCGACACCCGCGGCTACATCGACACCGAGATCTACCGGCTCGGCGCCCGCGCCTGGCTGAACGGCAACGAGGTGTACGGCGACGACCTCACCCCGGAGTCGCCGGACTCGGGCACGCTGCCGTTCATCTACCCGCCGTTCGCGGTGCTGCTGTTCGTGCCGCTGACCTGGCTCTCCGGCGACACCGCGGTGGTGCTGGTGTCGGTCATCTCGCACCTGGCGATCCTGGTCACCGCGTACTCGCTGGCCCGGTCGTCGAGCTACTTCGCGCCGCGGGCCGGGCAGCTGGCGGTGGCCACCGCGCTGCTGCTGCCGTGGCTCACGCTGATCGAGCCGACGCGCGAGACGCTCAACTACGGGCAGATCAACCTGCTGCTGATGGGTCTGGTGGCGGCCGACTGCCTGCTGCCGCGCACCCGCTGGCCGCGCGGCCTGCTGGTGGGCATCGCCGCCGCGATCAAGCTGACGCCGCTCGGGTTCCTGCTGCTGTTCCTGCTGCGCCGCGACTTCCGCGCGATGGCGGTGACCGGCATCACGTTCGCGGCGACGGTGGTGATCGGGCTGATCGCCATGCCGAAGGACTCCGCGGACTGGTGGCTGGACTCGATGTTCTCCACCGGCGACTCCCTCGGCACCGTCTACGTGGGCAACATGACGTTGCGCAGCCTGATCGCCAAGCAGTCGGTGACCGGCTTCGAGCTGAACGCGCTGTGGGTGCTCGGCTCGCTGCTGCTGCTCGCGCTGGCGGTGCTCGGCATGCGGTACGCGCTGCGGGTCGGCAACCTGCCGCTGGCGGTGTGCCTGAACGCGGTGTGGATCCTGCTGGTGTCGCCGATCTCCTGGTCGCACCACTGGGTGTGGGCCGGGCCGGCGCTCGCGCTGCTGTTCGCGATGTCGTTGCGGCACCGCTGGTACGGGGTGCTGTTCACGGTGGTGCTGTGCGCGCTGACGGTGCTGATCGCGCCGCAGTGGTACCTGCCGAACACCGGGGACAAGGAACTGGCCTGGACGTTCTCGCAGCAGGTGGTCGGCAACTCCTACACGCTGATCGGCATCGGATTCCTGGTCGCCGTGGCGGTGGCCTACGCGCGGTTCCGGCCCGGTGCCGTCCGCGCACCCGCGCCCGTCGACGTGCCCCCGGCCGCTGCGCCCCAGCACTACCGCTGA
- a CDS encoding peptidoglycan recognition protein family protein, with translation MRRRLGFPIALLLATAALPAASAAAPESSTRIPLREAPLDRTQAREVRTSTPFDLVGFAWEGPGPDRVEVRTRGSGEWSEWIELEPEAGGSEPLWTGRADTAQVRASRGGADATGDLELIAIDPGTRAAVTPDTRIAGSPPVVGRAQWGADENLMTWPPEPTRTKAVIVHHTAGTNDYSCAQSADIVRAIYRYHAVELKWGDIGYHALVDKCGTVFEGRAGGLGGDVVGGHARGFNRHTFGVSMLGNYDRATPSSKTVESVAEISAWKLGTAGVPADGRTELVAEPANNSHHPAGAAVSLPTIFGHRDVSRTVCPGQRGYEKLDPIRSRAAVLQQRHARP, from the coding sequence ATGCGTCGTCGGCTCGGATTCCCGATCGCGCTGCTGCTGGCCACGGCGGCGCTGCCCGCAGCGAGCGCCGCCGCCCCGGAGTCGAGCACCCGGATTCCGCTGCGCGAAGCTCCGCTGGACCGCACCCAGGCCCGCGAGGTCCGCACCTCGACGCCGTTCGACCTGGTCGGATTCGCCTGGGAAGGGCCGGGGCCGGACCGGGTCGAGGTCCGCACCCGCGGCTCCGGGGAGTGGAGCGAGTGGATCGAGCTGGAACCGGAGGCGGGTGGCAGCGAACCACTGTGGACCGGACGGGCCGACACCGCGCAGGTGCGGGCGAGCCGCGGCGGCGCGGACGCGACGGGTGACCTCGAGCTGATCGCGATCGACCCCGGCACGAGGGCCGCCGTCACGCCGGACACGCGGATCGCCGGGTCGCCGCCGGTCGTCGGGCGGGCGCAGTGGGGCGCCGACGAGAACCTGATGACCTGGCCGCCCGAGCCCACCCGGACCAAAGCGGTGATCGTGCACCACACGGCGGGCACCAACGACTACAGCTGCGCGCAGTCCGCCGACATCGTGCGGGCGATCTACCGCTACCACGCCGTCGAGCTGAAGTGGGGCGACATCGGCTACCACGCGCTGGTCGACAAGTGCGGCACCGTGTTCGAGGGTCGCGCGGGCGGGCTGGGCGGCGACGTCGTCGGCGGGCACGCGCGGGGCTTCAACCGCCACACCTTCGGCGTGTCGATGCTCGGCAACTACGACCGGGCGACGCCGAGCAGCAAGACCGTCGAGTCGGTCGCCGAGATCAGCGCCTGGAAGCTGGGCACCGCGGGCGTGCCCGCCGACGGCCGGACCGAGCTGGTCGCCGAGCCGGCGAACAACTCGCACCACCCGGCCGGGGCCGCGGTCTCGCTGCCGACGATCTTCGGGCACCGCGACGTGAGCCGGACGGTCTGCCCGGGTCAGCGCGGCTACGAGAAGCTCGACCCGATCCGCTCCCGCGCGGCGGTCCTGCAACAGCGCCACGCCCGGCCCTGA
- a CDS encoding HAD family hydrolase produces the protein MRKPGLVASDVDGTLLDPMERVSSRTAGAVQRVVASGTPFVLVTGRPPRWMPMVVEGLGVAGVAVCANGAVLYDAAADQVLQSHVIEALELHDVVRELRHELPGCAFAVERTTDGAHDRPHEQFLAEADFRRVWPNADIHVAGTDELTGKPAVKLLVLHEHMTSAEMAEAAGAVLGSQLQLTYSTSSGLIELSAAGVDKATGLAAVAADLGVDQADVIAFGDMPNDVPMLSWAGRGVAMGNAHPAALAAADEVTTSNTDDGVAEYLTRWW, from the coding sequence GTGCGCAAACCCGGCCTGGTGGCATCAGACGTGGACGGAACCCTGCTCGACCCGATGGAGCGGGTGAGCTCGCGAACCGCCGGAGCGGTGCAGCGGGTGGTCGCATCCGGAACGCCGTTCGTGCTGGTCACCGGCCGCCCGCCGCGCTGGATGCCGATGGTCGTCGAAGGCCTCGGGGTGGCCGGCGTGGCGGTGTGCGCGAACGGCGCGGTGCTCTACGACGCCGCTGCCGACCAGGTGCTCCAAAGCCACGTGATCGAGGCCCTGGAGCTGCACGACGTGGTGCGCGAGCTGCGCCACGAGCTGCCCGGCTGCGCCTTCGCGGTGGAGCGCACGACGGACGGCGCGCACGACCGGCCGCACGAGCAGTTCCTGGCCGAGGCCGATTTCCGCCGGGTGTGGCCGAACGCGGACATCCACGTCGCCGGGACCGACGAGCTGACCGGCAAGCCGGCGGTCAAGCTGCTGGTGCTGCACGAGCACATGACGAGCGCGGAGATGGCGGAGGCGGCAGGCGCGGTGCTCGGCTCCCAGCTGCAGCTGACCTACTCGACGTCGTCGGGGCTGATCGAGCTCTCGGCGGCCGGTGTGGACAAGGCGACCGGCCTGGCCGCGGTGGCCGCGGACCTCGGCGTCGACCAGGCCGACGTGATCGCCTTCGGCGACATGCCCAACGACGTCCCGATGCTGTCCTGGGCGGGCCGCGGGGTGGCGATGGGCAACGCCCACCCGGCAGCGCTGGCCGCGGCGGACGAGGTCACCACCAGCAACACCGACGACGGCGTAGCCGAATACCTCACCCGCTGGTGGTGA
- a CDS encoding LLM class flavin-dependent oxidoreductase, translating into MRVGIVILPEHRWWAAEPLWRMAEEYGFAHAWTYDHLGWRSLVDKSWFDAVPTLTAAAMVTSTIRLGTLVASPNFRHPVHFARELTALDDISDGRITLGIGAGSAAFDSRVLGQPELTPAQRSDRFAEFLELLDRILTQDSTDYSGTYYSAVEARRHPGCVQLPRLPFVVAANSPRSMQLAARYGKGWVTTGRAAEDQEAWWRSVAELSLRFAEALAEQGRDPARFDRYLQADAAPVFSMSSVEHFRDVVGRARELGFTDVITHWPRADGPYAGKESTVEEIASEVLPEI; encoded by the coding sequence GTGCGAGTTGGGATCGTGATTCTGCCGGAGCACCGTTGGTGGGCCGCCGAGCCGCTGTGGCGGATGGCCGAGGAGTACGGCTTCGCCCACGCCTGGACCTACGACCACCTGGGCTGGCGGTCCCTTGTGGACAAGTCGTGGTTCGACGCGGTGCCGACCTTGACCGCGGCCGCGATGGTCACCTCGACCATCCGGCTGGGCACCCTGGTCGCCTCGCCGAACTTCCGGCACCCGGTGCACTTCGCGCGGGAGCTCACCGCGCTCGACGACATCTCCGACGGCCGGATCACGCTCGGCATCGGCGCGGGCAGCGCCGCCTTCGACAGCCGCGTGCTCGGCCAGCCCGAGCTGACGCCCGCGCAGCGCTCCGACCGGTTCGCCGAGTTCCTGGAGCTGCTGGACCGGATCCTCACCCAGGACTCCACCGACTACTCCGGCACCTACTACTCCGCCGTGGAGGCCCGCAGGCACCCCGGCTGCGTGCAGCTGCCCCGGCTGCCGTTCGTGGTGGCCGCCAACAGCCCCCGCTCGATGCAGCTGGCCGCCCGGTACGGCAAGGGCTGGGTCACCACCGGCCGCGCGGCGGAGGACCAGGAGGCGTGGTGGCGGTCGGTCGCCGAGCTCTCGCTGCGCTTCGCCGAGGCGCTCGCCGAGCAGGGGCGCGATCCGGCCAGGTTCGACCGCTACCTGCAGGCCGACGCGGCGCCGGTGTTCTCGATGTCCAGTGTGGAGCACTTCCGCGATGTGGTGGGCCGCGCGCGCGAGCTCGGCTTCACCGACGTGATCACCCACTGGCCGCGCGCCGACGGCCCCTACGCGGGCAAGGAGTCGACCGTCGAGGAGATCGCCTCGGAAGTCCTCCCGGAGATCTGA
- a CDS encoding helix-turn-helix domain-containing protein — protein MSDTPGSSRALAGLGDRIRRLRASRGLDQGELAARAELDVSNLVNIEQGEMTPALDVLARLATALDVGLSQLFTDGRPGPAAMVLRGNEVPTVDTDGMALQVLTPRAVIPGLYAARYRISPTSEGVRPVKHEGHDWLYVLSGQLHVDFDQGATTLRAGDSVSFSARVPHRLSALGGAPAEFLAVGATLLAAPRGEV, from the coding sequence GTGTCCGATACCCCTGGTAGTTCGCGCGCTCTCGCCGGGCTCGGCGACCGGATCCGCCGGTTGCGGGCCTCGCGCGGGCTCGACCAGGGCGAGCTCGCGGCGCGCGCGGAGCTCGACGTGTCCAACCTGGTCAACATCGAGCAGGGCGAGATGACACCGGCGCTGGACGTGCTGGCCAGGCTGGCCACCGCGCTGGACGTCGGCCTGTCCCAGCTGTTCACCGACGGCAGGCCGGGACCGGCGGCGATGGTGTTGCGCGGCAACGAGGTCCCGACGGTCGACACCGACGGCATGGCGCTGCAGGTGCTGACACCGCGCGCGGTGATCCCCGGCCTCTACGCCGCGCGCTACCGGATCTCCCCGACCAGCGAGGGCGTGCGCCCGGTCAAGCACGAAGGCCACGACTGGCTCTACGTGCTCAGCGGCCAGCTGCACGTGGACTTCGACCAGGGCGCGACGACGCTGCGGGCCGGGGACAGCGTGAGCTTCAGCGCCCGCGTCCCGCACCGCCTTTCGGCCCTGGGCGGAGCGCCCGCCGAGTTCCTCGCGGTAGGCGCGACGCTGCTCGCCGCACCTCGCGGCGAGGTCTGA
- a CDS encoding endonuclease → MSVRETVQRLLDDEGTTYAAEAGIKLENKPAPLYRLLVLALLMSTRIKAELAVSAARELSEFGTAQKMCDATWQQRVDALDRGRYARYDESTSTALGKGAQLLLDRYQGDLRRMRAKADGDLDVLRELLTEVPRIGPVGADIFCREVQLVWPELRPFFDEKALAGARKLGLPTKPERLAEHVEGHDLARLAAALIRA, encoded by the coding sequence ATGTCGGTTCGGGAGACCGTGCAGCGCCTGCTGGACGACGAGGGCACCACCTACGCCGCCGAAGCCGGGATCAAGCTGGAGAACAAGCCCGCCCCGCTGTACCGGCTGCTGGTGCTGGCGCTGCTGATGTCCACGCGGATCAAGGCGGAGCTGGCGGTGTCGGCGGCGCGGGAGCTCAGCGAGTTCGGCACTGCGCAGAAGATGTGCGACGCGACCTGGCAGCAGCGGGTGGACGCGCTCGACCGCGGGCGCTACGCCCGCTACGACGAGAGCACCTCGACGGCGCTCGGCAAGGGCGCTCAGCTGCTGCTCGACCGCTACCAGGGCGATCTGCGCCGGATGCGGGCGAAGGCCGACGGGGATCTGGACGTGCTGCGGGAGCTGCTCACCGAGGTGCCGCGGATCGGCCCGGTGGGCGCGGACATCTTCTGCCGCGAAGTGCAGCTGGTGTGGCCCGAGCTGCGGCCGTTCTTCGACGAGAAGGCCCTGGCGGGTGCGCGGAAGCTGGGCCTGCCCACCAAACCGGAACGGCTGGCCGAGCACGTCGAGGGCCACGACCTGGCCCGGCTGGCGGCCGCGCTGATCCGGGCGTGA
- the serS gene encoding serine--tRNA ligase, which produces MIDLKTLRDDPEAVRASQRARGEDASLVDALLSADERRRSAVSRADNLRAEQKQLGKKVGKAKGEERDALLAQAKELSAQVKEAEAAQAETDEELLRAQKAVQNIVEPDVPPGGEDDYAVLKHVGVPREFDFEVKDHVDLGNALGAFDMERGAKVSGARFYFLTGIGAQLELALLNMAAAQATASGFSLVVPPVLVRPEIMDGTGFLGAHSTEVYRLEADDLYLVGTSEVPLAGYHSDEILDFSDGPLRYAGWSTCFRREAGSYGKDTRGIIRVHQFNKLEMFVYCREEDAKEEHQRLLAWEEDMLAKIEVPYRVIDTAAGDLGASAARKFDCEAWVPSQQTYRELTSTSNCTTFQARRLNTRYRDEEGRTRIAATLNGTLATTRWIVAILENHQQADGSVRVPVALRPFLGGREVLEPK; this is translated from the coding sequence GTGATCGACCTGAAGACGCTACGCGATGATCCGGAAGCCGTGCGCGCGTCGCAGCGTGCGCGGGGTGAAGACGCGTCCCTGGTGGACGCGCTGCTGTCCGCCGACGAGCGTCGCAGGTCCGCGGTGTCCCGCGCGGACAACCTGCGCGCCGAGCAGAAGCAGCTCGGCAAGAAGGTCGGCAAGGCCAAGGGCGAGGAGCGCGACGCGCTGCTGGCCCAGGCCAAGGAGCTCTCCGCGCAGGTCAAGGAGGCCGAGGCCGCGCAGGCGGAGACCGACGAGGAGCTGCTGCGCGCGCAGAAGGCCGTCCAGAACATCGTCGAGCCCGACGTCCCGCCGGGCGGCGAGGACGACTACGCGGTGCTCAAGCACGTCGGCGTGCCGCGCGAGTTCGACTTCGAGGTGAAGGACCACGTCGACCTGGGCAACGCGCTCGGGGCCTTCGACATGGAGCGCGGCGCGAAGGTGTCCGGCGCCCGGTTCTACTTCCTCACCGGCATCGGCGCCCAGCTGGAGCTGGCGCTGCTGAACATGGCCGCCGCGCAGGCCACCGCCAGCGGGTTCAGCCTGGTCGTGCCGCCGGTGCTGGTCCGGCCGGAGATCATGGACGGCACCGGCTTCCTCGGCGCGCACTCCACCGAGGTCTACCGGCTGGAGGCCGACGACCTGTACCTGGTCGGCACCTCCGAGGTGCCGCTGGCCGGCTACCACTCGGACGAGATCCTGGACTTCTCCGACGGTCCGCTGCGCTACGCGGGCTGGTCGACCTGCTTCCGCCGCGAGGCGGGCTCCTACGGCAAGGACACCCGCGGCATCATCCGCGTGCACCAGTTCAACAAGCTGGAGATGTTCGTCTACTGCCGGGAAGAGGACGCCAAGGAGGAGCACCAGCGCCTGCTGGCCTGGGAAGAGGACATGCTGGCCAAGATCGAGGTGCCCTACCGGGTGATCGACACCGCGGCGGGTGACCTCGGCGCCAGCGCGGCCCGCAAGTTCGACTGCGAGGCCTGGGTGCCCAGCCAGCAGACCTACCGCGAGCTGACCTCCACCTCGAACTGCACCACGTTCCAGGCCCGGCGGCTCAACACCCGCTACCGCGACGAGGAGGGCCGCACCCGCATCGCGGCCACCCTCAACGGCACGCTGGCCACCACGCGCTGGATCGTGGCGATCCTGGAGAACCACCAGCAGGCCGACGGATCGGTGCGCGTCCCGGTGGCGCTGCGCCCGTTCCTCGGCGGCCGAGAGGTCCTCGAACCCAAGTAG